A single genomic interval of Lucilia cuprina isolate Lc7/37 chromosome 2, ASM2204524v1, whole genome shotgun sequence harbors:
- the LOC111686323 gene encoding eukaryotic translation initiation factor 3 subunit K, with amino-acid sequence MPHMVTMENGQSQTIQEMLGCIERYNPDHLKILEAYVEDQAKNNTYDLEANLAVLKLYQFNPHMLNFDITYTILLKSLTNLPHTDFVMAKCLLLPQQMKNETVQTIIDLADILERTDFTLFWQRAEVNKSIFRHIQGFHDSIRKFVCHVVNITFQTIKKDLLKEMLGGIEDATLDKWMKQYGWKRDGNLVIVASQDEKIKTKNITEKIEFDNVGGLMAQCL; translated from the exons ATGCCTCATATGGTAACAATGGAAAATGGCCAAAGCCAAACTATACAGGAAATGTTGGGCTGCATTGAAAG ATACAATCCCgatcatttgaaaattttagaagCCTATGTTGAAGATCAGGCCAAGAATAACACTTATGATTTGGAAGCTAATTTGGCAGTATTAAAATTGTATCAATTCAATCCTCATATGTTGAATTTTGACATCACCTATACCATCCTATTGAAATCACTGACTAATTTGCCACATACCGATTTTGTAATGGCCAAGTGCTTGCTGTTGCCTCAACAGATGAAGAACGAAACCGTACAGACTATAATCGATTTGGCTGATATTTTGGAACGTACAGATTTCACTTTGTTCTGGCAGAGGGCTGAAGTTAATAAAAGCATTTTCCGTCACATTCAGGGTTTCCATGATTCGATACGCAAATTTGTTTGTCATGTTGTGAATATTACTTTCCAAACTATTAAGAAGGATTTGTTGAAGGAAATGTTGGGCGGCATTGAGG aTGCCACTTTAGACAAATGGATGAAACAATATGGCTGGAAACGTGATGGCAATTTGGTGATTGTTGCTTCACAAGATGAAAAGATCAAGACCAAGaatattacagaaaaaattGAGTTCGATAATGTCGGTGGTTTAATGGCCCAATGTTTGTAA
- the LOC111687719 gene encoding glutamic acid-rich protein: MRYSLKVFMVFTLLISSVVLAKKHKEESSEEKEEEGKKHNEEEHKEKKHKNEKGHKEHDEWDEDEKKHHEEEDHKHYHESEGGKKKKDEDEEEKYGEEHKHGKHLKGGKDHHKKKYKKGHKELEHHKKFHKDEYKKEKKFYDDEDKGGHHKKYGKEHKHHDKEEGEHKKKEEHEAGKKKKHKKHEGHYKKGHHDEDHKKYKKEHGHKEKEEEHKKWGNEEKKKSNKKKSHKKESEKKD; this comes from the coding sequence ATGCGTTACTCTCTGAaagtttttatggtttttacaCTACTCATCTCGAGTGTTGTGTTGGCCAAAAAACATAAAGAAGAATCTTCCGAAGAAAAGGAAGAAGAGGGAAAAAAGCACAACGAAGAAGAACACAAagaaaagaaacacaaaaacgAAAAAGGTCACAAAGAACACGATGAATGGGATGAAGATGAGAAAAAACATCATGAAGAGGAGGATCATAAACATTATCATGAAAGTGAAGGTGGTAAAAAGAAGAAGGACGAAgatgaagaagaaaaatatgGTGAAGAACACAAACATGGCAAACATTTAAAAGGTGGTAAAGATCAtcacaaaaagaaatataagaaGGGACACAAGGAATTGGAACATCATAAGAAATTCCATAAAgatgaatataaaaaagaaaaaaaattctacgATGACGAGGATAAAGGTGGACATCATAAGAAATATGGCAAAGAGCATAAACATCATGACAAAGAAGAGGGAGAAcataaaaagaaagaagaacATGAAGCgggtaaaaagaaaaaacacaaaaagcatGAGGGTCACTACAAAAAGGGTCACCATGATGAGGAtcataagaaatataaaaaagaacatgGACACAAGGAAAAAGAAGAGGAACACAAGAAATGGGGCAATGAggaaaagaagaaaagtaaTAAGAAGAAGAGCCACAAAAAGGAAAGTGAAAAGAAGGATTAG
- the LOC111686322 gene encoding TATA-box-binding protein, whose translation MDQMLSPGFSIPSIGTPLHQMEADQQIVAANPVYHPSAMNQHNQHDINTNGAHNPNVSANNMYGHDLSHIMGGNSPAPGSNTPNMGQHAPTLPVPHKQMQSYQPSYQSSMSSNMGAQSIGSASAAPQSLMQPQTPQSLMSPMVPMSDRTDNLSNIHQTMGPATPMTPMTPGSADPGIVPQLQNIVSTVNLCCKLDLKKIALHARNAEYNPKRFAAVIMRIREPRTTALIFSSGKMVCTGAKSEDDSRLAARKYARIIQKLGFPAKFLDFKIQNMVGSCDVKFPIRLEGLVLTHCNFSSYEPELFPGLIYRMVRPRIVLLIFVSGKVVLTGAKVRGEIYEAFDKIFPILKKFKKQS comes from the exons ATGGATCAAATGTTGAGTCCAGGTTTTTCAATACCCAGTATTGGCACGCCACTTCATCAAATGGAGGCCGATCAACAGATTGTGGCCGCCAATCCTGTGTACCATCCCTCGGCTATGAATCAACATAATCAGCATGATATTAACACTAATGGCGCGCATAATCCTAACGTATCGGCTAATAATATGTATGGTCATGATTTAAGTCACATTATGGGTGGTAATTCACCAGCACCAGGCTCGAATACACCAAATATGGGACAACATGCTCCCACACTGCCAGTACCACATAAGCAAATGCAATCATATCAACCCTCATATCAAAGTTCAATGTCATCTAATATGGGAGCACAGAGTATCGGTAGTGCGTCAGCAGCACCGCAGTCATTAATGCAACCACAGACACCACAAAGTCTTATGTCACCCATGGTACCGATGAGTGATAGAACTGATAATTTAAGCAATATACACCAAACCATGGGCCCGGCGACGCCTATGACACCCATGACTCCGGGTTCAGCAGATCCCGGTATTGTGCCACAACTACA aaatattgttTCCACTGTTAATTTATGTTGTAAACTAGATTTGAAAAAGATTGCTTTACATGCCCGTAATGCCGAATACAATCCAAAACGTTTTGCTGCTGTTATTATGCGTATACGTGAACCTCGTACCACAGCATTGATATTCTCGTCGGGCAAAATGGTTTGTACCGGAGCTAAAAGTGAAGATGATTCACGTTTGGCCGCTCGTAAATATGCCAGAATTATACAGAAATTAGGATTTCCG GCTAAATTTCtcgattttaaaattcaaaatatggtCGGTTCTTGTGATGTTAAATTTCCCATACGTTTGGAGGGTCTGGTACTCACCCATTGTAATTTCTCTTCATACGAACCGGAATTATTTCCCGGTCTCATCTATCGTATGGTGCGTCCACGTATTGTCCTATTGATATTCGTTTCTGGTAAAGTTGTGCTAACGGGAGCTAAAGTACGTGGTGAAATTTATGAGgcatttgataaaatatttcctattttgaaaaaattcaaaaaacaatctTAA
- the LOC111686318 gene encoding probable cGMP 3',5'-cyclic phosphodiesterase subunit delta: MGSDDASTVSSDSGERGERIQRGFQINYMILRDADTGKVIWQENKDFSSPDAEHEARVPVKILDLRAVSREINFSTIEAMENFRLDQKVLFKGRIMEEWFFEMGWVGANTTNTWQSTIEAAPESQMMPAKVLNGNVTIQTSFYDNDTLITKSVVRLYYI, translated from the coding sequence ATGGGCTCTGATGATGCTAGCACAGTTTCTAGCGATAGTGGCGAACGGGGTGAACGCATACAGAGAGGTTTCCAGATAAACTATATGATTTTACGTGATGCTGATACAGGTAAGGTCATCTGGcaagaaaataaagatttttcatCACCCGATGCCGAACATGAGGCCCGTGTACCCGTCAAAATATTGGATTTAAGAGCCGTATCAagagaaataaattttagcacTATAGAGGCCATGGAAAACTTTCGTCTCGATCAAAAGGTTTTATTTAAAGGGCGCATAATGGAGGAATGGTTCTTCGAAATGGGCTGGGTAGGAGCGAATACAACCAACACCTGGCAATCGACCATTGAGGCAGCACCTGAATCACAAATGATGCCTGCTAAAGTCTTAAATGGTAATGTCACCATTCAAACAAGTTTCTATGACAACGATACACTCATCACTAAATCCGTGGTAcgactttattatatttaa
- the LOC111686315 gene encoding kinesin-like protein Klp68D, with the protein MSAKTRQRPATANSQTLNECVQVVVRCRPMSNKERSEGYDEVIGVYPNRGVIEISNYSDSQKEQRKVFTYDAVYDAGSSQTTVYNEIVFPLVSSVLEGYNGCIFAYGQTGTGKTFTMEGIRGNDELVGIIPRTFEQIWLHINRTENFQFLVDVSYLEIYMEELRDLLKPNSKHLEVRESSSGVYVPNLHSITCKSVDDMMNVMKVGNKNRTIGFTNMNEHSSRSHAIFMIKIEMCDIETNTIKVGKLNLIDLAGSERQSKTGASAERLKEASKINLALSSLGNVISALAESSPHVPYRDSKLTRLLQDSLGGNSKTIMIANIGPSAYNYNETLTTLRYASRAKAIQNQPIKNEDPQDAKLKEYQEEIERLKRLIGSKQQQQQQHVKVEKPPKKIVKKPKSEKKEKLQLKEMDESLAQTNSEINDVDEEKDEPESDKENEVEEEVAKTNEQLESERLETAKLAAKLSELESQLVRGGKNLLDTYSERQIELEKKLVEIAERKKREIEMQQKLELQEETTLEIKETVTSLEQEVELKKRKLSKCYAKYLALQQELNDCKFEHNQDLRELEMAQNELVKELKRQLLIIDNFVPVEVKQRLYTQAKYDEEQEEWKFSALPIYNDGSYNNKRPVSHPQRRRPISEYALLEAKNNTSDAALRFKSENIVNYELEMPCRTTQEYKIPKVSASLQAVLAQAMQTGDDIDIVDNHTNSIRSRLESIINASANAAAAAAASAANMNGHGPNANTIGGGVPISNGVRSIKSSRATGIPPASAIDSNRRPPTGRTQAKKPGSAYPKARGLVTK; encoded by the exons ATGAGTGCTAAAACACGCCAACGACCTGCTACGGCTAATAGCCAAACGCTAAATGAATGTGTACAGGTGGTGGTAAGATGTCGACCCATGAGCAATAAAGAACGTTCTGAGGGCTATGATGAAGTCATTGGAGTTTATCCAAATCGTGGTGTTATAGAGATTTCCAACTATTCGGATTCACAAAAGGAACAACGTAAAGTCTTTACCTATGATGCGGTCTACGATGCTGGCTCATCTCAGACTACGGTCTACAACGAGATTGTTTTTCCCCTGGTAAGCTCGGTTTTGGAAGGTTATAATGGTTGCATTTTTGCCTATGGTCAAACGGGTACGGGCAAAACCTTTACGATGGAAGGTATACGCGGCAATGATGAATTGGTGGGTATTATTCCCCGTACCTTTGAACAAATCTGGCTACACATCAATCGTACCGAAAACTTTCAATTTTTGGTTGATGTTTCTTATTTGGAAATCTATATGGAAGAATTGAGAGATCTTTTAAAACCGAATTCAAAACATTTGGAGGTGCGCGAAAGCTCATCGGGTGTTTATGTACCAAATCTACATTCCATTACATGCAAGAGTGTCGATGATATGATGAATGTCATGAAGGTGGGAAATAAAAATCGTACCATTGGTTTCACCAACATGAACGAGCACAGTTCAAG atCTCATGCcatatttatgataaaaatcgAAATGTGTGACATTGAGACAAACACCATAAAAGTGGGCAAATTAAATCTCATCGATTTGGCCGGCAGTGAGCGTCAAAGTAAAACGGGTGCTTCAGCTGAACGTCTTAAGGAGGCTAGCAAAATTAATTTGGCTCTCTCGTCATTGGGTAATGTTATTTCAGCCTTAGCTGAAAGTTCACCACACGTACCCTATCGCGATTCGAAGCTAACACGTCTCTTACAAGATTCTTTGGGTGGTAACTCGAAAACCATTATGATTGCTAATATAGGTCCATCGGCCTATAATTACAATGAAACTTTAACGACCTTGCGTTATGCATCCCGAGCTAAAGCCATACAAAATCAACCTATTAAGAATGAAGATCCTCAGGATGCTAAACTTAAGGAATATCAGGAAGAAATTGAACGTCTTAAACGTTTAATCGGTTccaaacagcagcagcagcaacagcatgtTAAAGTCGAGAAGCCACCCAAGAAGATTGTTAAGAAACCCAAAagtgaaaagaaagaaaaattgcaGCTTAAGGAAATGGATGAGAGTTTGGCGCAAACCAACTCGGAAATAAATGATGTGGATGAGGAGAAAGATGAACCGGAATCGGATAAAGAAAATGAGGTGGAAGAGGAGGTGGCCAAGACCAATGAACAGTTGGAATCTGAGCGTTTGGAAACTGCCAAACTGGCAGCAAAACTATCCGAACTTGAGTCTCAGCTGGTAAGGGGAGGTAAAAATTTACTCGATACCTATAGCGAACGACAAATTGAATTGGAAAAGAAATTGGTGGAGATCGCAGAGCGTAAAAAACGTGAAATTGAAATGCAACAGAAATTGGAATTACAGGAGGAAActactttggaaataaaagaaaCCGTTACGTCCCTAGAACAGGAAGTGGAATTGAAGAAACGCAAATTGTCTAAATGTTATGCAAAATATTTGGCACTACAGCAAGAGCTAAACGATTGTAAATTCGAGCATAATCAGGATCTAAGAGAATTGGAAATGGCACAAAATGAATTGGTTAAGGAACTGAAAAGGCAGCTATTAATTATCGACAACTTTGTGCCGGTGGAGGTGAAACAACGTCTCTACACACAAGCCAAATACGATGAAGAACAGGAGGAATGGAAATTCTCCGCTTTACCCATTTACAACGATGGCAGCTATAATAATAAACGTCCCGTTTCCCATCCCCAACGACGCAGACCCATTTCCGAATATGCCTTGTTAGAAGCTAAAAACAATACCTCAGATGCCGCTTTACGTTTCAAAAGCGAAAACATTGTCAACTATGAACTGGAAATGCCCTGTCGCACTACTCAAGAATACAAAATACCCAAAGTGTCAGCTTCTCTGCAGGCCGTATTAGCTCAGGCCATGCAAACCGGCGATGATATCGATATAGTAGATAATCATACAAATTCCATACGCAGTCGCTTGGAAAGCATTATAAATGCCAGTGCTAATGCAGCTGCGGCTGCTGCCGCTTCAGCAGCAAATATGAATGGTCATGGTCCGAATGCCAATACAATCGGTGGCGGCGTGCCCATTTCCAATGGGGTGCGTAGTATTAAGTCTAGTCGTGCTACGGGTATACCTCCAGCTTCAGCTATCGATTCGAATAGACGTCCACCCACTGGACGTACCCAAGCAAAAAAACCAGGCTCGGCTTATCCCAAGGCCCGAGGTCTAGTCACTAAAtga
- the LOC111686317 gene encoding trafficking protein particle complex subunit 4, giving the protein MIIYGVYIVSKSGGLIFNLDNNVPRIEHEKTFTYPLDLMLDYNPKKVTVAFNRKDGINVGHVLVAVNGGPVNGATLEDGRDVKTVLESAENYPINLKFSRPKMTTNEKIFLASMFYPLFAIASQLSPEPKSSGIEVLEADTFTLHCFQTLTGVKFIVISETGLNGMDIVLRKIYELYSDYALKNPFYSLEMPIRCELFDNKLQALLDLVEKTGINNLEKLVEFI; this is encoded by the exons ATGATTATATACGGTGTATATATAGTTAGTAAATCGGGTGGTCTTATATTCAACCTGGACAATAATGTGCCGCGTATAGAACATGAAAAAACCTTTACTTACCCTTTGGATTTAATGTTGGATTACAATCCTAAAAAGGTGACAGTTGCATTCAATCGCAAAGATGGTATTAATG tTGGCCATGTCTTGGTGGCTGTTAATGGCGGCCCCGTAAACGGTGCTACTTTGGAAGATGGTCGTGATGTCAAAACAGTATTAGAATCTGCTGAAAATTAtcctataaatttaaaatttagccgTCCCAAAATGACAACAAATGAGAAAATCTTTTTGGCCAGTATGTTTTATCCTCTATTTGCCATTGCCAGTCAATTGAGCCCTGAACCGAAGTCTTCGGGTATTGAAGTATTGGAGGCGGATACATTTACGTTACATTGTTTTCAAACGTTGACGGGTGTTAAGTTTATTGTTATCAGCGAGACGGGTTTGAATGGCATGGATATAGTTTTGCGTAAAATCTACGAACTTTATTCGGATTATGctttaaaaaatcctttttattcTTTGGAAATGCCCATACGCTGTGAGCTGTTTGATAATAAGTTGCAGGCCTTATTAGATTTGGTGGAAAAGACGGGTattaataatttagaaaaattagtggaatttatttaa